A single window of Gaiellales bacterium DNA harbors:
- the nuoK gene encoding NADH-quinone oxidoreductase subunit NuoK: MIHLWPVLLLTAVLAGTGMYGVLARRNAVLVLVGVELLLNAGTLLLVTADAMFRDQLRSGQVLTIFVITLAAAEVGVALAVVLLLFRTRGDVDLRAATTLGERRAEVRS; the protein is encoded by the coding sequence GTGATCCACCTCTGGCCCGTCCTGTTGTTGACCGCTGTGCTCGCCGGCACCGGGATGTACGGCGTGCTCGCGCGGCGCAACGCCGTCCTCGTGCTCGTGGGCGTCGAGCTGCTGCTCAACGCCGGGACCCTCCTGCTGGTCACGGCCGACGCGATGTTCCGCGACCAGCTGCGGTCCGGTCAGGTGCTGACCATCTTCGTCATCACCCTGGCGGCGGCCGAGGTCGGCGTCGCGCTCGCGGTCGTGCTGCTGCTCTTCCGCACCCGTGGGGACGTCGATCTGCGCGCGGCGACCACGCTCGGGGAGCGCCGGGCCGAGGTGCGGTCGTGA
- a CDS encoding NADH-quinone oxidoreductase subunit L, whose protein sequence is MTSHGLLGATARLAVLLPTLAALAGLLLSRRRHSRAAAIAVVGAAATLVVTVLELAATHGGQARSSIGLAGHADTGLVVLGLTLRADRLSALVAVAVAVVALCVQLYSTAYLASDRRYPAYAAEVSLFTAAMLLVVQADDLVLLLVGWEVMGLCSYLLVGHDSERLAARRAAVKAFLVTRVGDVGFVLGIITIISATRTASISELLLPQTRQGLPGWVWPLALLFLVAGVAGKSAQFPLHTWLPDAMEGPTPISALIHAATMVAAGAYVVARLLPLFAMSTAARDVLAVIACISMLGAALAAFGQADLKRLLAYSTISQVAYLLAALAVTPATGAGAGPGIAHLLAHAGFKALLFLAAGIFTYVSSTTLLTGLGGSWRRTPLVAACFTLGLAALAGVPPLSGFWSKEAVLAAAESAATHGDVRVVAVLVLVVGIITSFVTAAYAMRAWLLVVPDRGAREPGAAAVSAARTAPGSEAVFVVEADRTDDVRVVVEDETDTDVTDVGPVPAVEPLAEHGLEGRVVPDAMRWPVLVLTVPTVLGGLLQLGSVIPGRLHLSLTTMVLTLVLVVAAGLLVVGMAAQAPLGDPLELLPTRVEGWLLGGFGLDRLQHRLVVRPVRALARVVVGGDVDVVDAYARSTAVATRWTGRWVSRVQSGVTTSYLTWLAAGVVLLGIAGVSLR, encoded by the coding sequence GTGACGTCGCACGGCCTGCTGGGCGCGACCGCGCGGCTGGCGGTGCTGCTGCCGACCCTGGCCGCGCTGGCCGGGCTGCTGCTGTCCCGCCGCCGGCACTCCCGCGCGGCGGCGATCGCCGTGGTGGGTGCGGCCGCGACCCTCGTGGTGACGGTCCTCGAGCTGGCCGCGACCCACGGCGGACAGGCCCGCTCGTCGATCGGGCTGGCCGGTCACGCGGACACCGGCCTGGTGGTGCTCGGCCTCACCCTGCGCGCGGACCGGCTCTCGGCGCTGGTGGCCGTCGCCGTGGCCGTCGTCGCCCTCTGCGTGCAGCTCTATTCGACGGCGTACCTCGCGTCGGACCGGCGCTACCCGGCGTACGCCGCGGAGGTCTCGCTGTTCACGGCCGCGATGCTGCTGGTCGTGCAGGCCGACGACCTGGTGCTGCTCCTGGTCGGCTGGGAGGTCATGGGCCTGTGCTCGTACCTCCTCGTCGGTCACGACAGCGAGCGCCTGGCCGCTCGGCGCGCTGCGGTCAAAGCTTTCCTGGTGACAAGGGTCGGGGACGTGGGGTTCGTCCTCGGCATCATCACGATCATCAGTGCCACGCGGACGGCCAGCATCTCGGAGCTGCTGCTTCCGCAGACCCGGCAGGGCCTGCCCGGCTGGGTCTGGCCGCTGGCTCTGCTGTTCCTGGTGGCCGGCGTCGCCGGGAAGTCCGCGCAGTTCCCCCTGCACACCTGGCTGCCTGACGCCATGGAGGGCCCGACCCCCATCTCGGCGCTGATCCACGCCGCGACGATGGTGGCCGCCGGCGCGTACGTCGTCGCCCGGCTGCTGCCCCTCTTCGCGATGTCGACCGCGGCCCGCGACGTCCTGGCCGTGATCGCCTGCATCTCCATGCTGGGGGCCGCGCTGGCGGCGTTCGGGCAGGCTGACCTCAAGCGGCTGCTGGCCTACTCCACGATCAGCCAGGTCGCGTACCTCCTCGCCGCGCTGGCCGTCACGCCGGCGACCGGTGCCGGCGCCGGTCCCGGGATCGCGCACCTCCTGGCCCATGCGGGGTTCAAGGCCCTGCTGTTCCTGGCCGCCGGCATCTTCACCTACGTCAGCAGCACGACGCTGCTGACCGGGCTGGGTGGAAGCTGGCGCCGTACGCCACTGGTCGCGGCCTGCTTCACCCTCGGTCTGGCGGCGCTGGCCGGTGTCCCGCCCCTGTCCGGGTTCTGGTCGAAGGAGGCGGTGCTTGCAGCCGCGGAGAGCGCCGCGACCCACGGCGACGTGCGCGTGGTCGCCGTCCTCGTCCTGGTGGTCGGGATCATCACCAGCTTCGTCACCGCGGCGTACGCGATGCGGGCCTGGCTGCTCGTCGTCCCCGACCGCGGTGCGCGTGAGCCGGGGGCGGCCGCGGTCTCTGCCGCCCGGACGGCGCCCGGGTCCGAGGCAGTCTTCGTCGTCGAGGCCGACCGCACCGACGACGTCCGCGTCGTGGTGGAGGACGAGACCGACACCGATGTGACCGACGTCGGGCCGGTGCCGGCCGTCGAGCCGCTCGCCGAGCACGGGCTGGAAGGTCGCGTCGTCCCGGATGCGATGCGCTGGCCGGTCCTGGTCCTGACCGTGCCGACCGTCCTCGGCGGGCTGCTCCAGCTCGGGTCGGTGATCCCCGGGCGGCTGCACCTCTCGCTGACCACGATGGTGCTGACCCTGGTCCTCGTCGTCGCCGCCGGGCTGCTGGTCGTCGGGATGGCGGCGCAGGCCCCGCTCGGTGATCCGCTGGAGCTGCTGCCCACGCGCGTTGAGGGCTGGCTGCTCGGCGGGTTCGGCCTGGACCGGCTGCAGCACCGGCTCGTGGTTCGTCCGGTCCGGGCTCTCGCCAGGGTGGTCGTCGGTGGTGA
- a CDS encoding alpha/beta fold hydrolase, with product MRLATHRTPGFVLTDHAFSVPLDHERPDGEAITVFAREAVAPSREHDELPWLLYLQGGPGMESPRPLARASTWLDRALKDWRVLLLDQRGTGRSDRLDPRVIRALGSPAAQADHLALFRADSIVQDAEAIRRELLGDRPWTVLGQSFGGFCAFTYLSFAPHGLQECLLTGGIPPLTVDIDDVYRSTYRAVRRRIGDLDVAHPETRLRLRDVARHIATEDERLPSGERLTVERLQEVGNVLGREDGPLQLHYLAEDAWAGDRLSESFLQEVQGLIGGFRVSPLYALLHEPCYCDAGQSARWSAERVRPEFDWVDQADGPLGLTGEAIYHSTVERCAGLEGLTETADRLMAREWERPLYDLDALRRNDVPVAACVYAQDMFVTEELSRATAEVVPQVRLVVDAEHHHDGLRKHGRSVLDGLRAALDESRAT from the coding sequence ATGCGCCTCGCCACCCACCGAACACCCGGGTTCGTCCTCACCGACCACGCGTTCTCCGTCCCGCTCGACCACGAGCGCCCGGACGGCGAGGCGATCACCGTGTTCGCCCGCGAGGCGGTCGCGCCGTCTCGCGAGCACGACGAGCTTCCGTGGCTGCTCTACCTTCAGGGCGGCCCCGGCATGGAGTCGCCCCGCCCGCTGGCGCGCGCCTCCACCTGGCTCGACCGGGCGCTCAAGGACTGGCGCGTGCTGCTGCTCGACCAGCGCGGCACCGGCCGCTCGGACCGCCTCGACCCGAGGGTGATCCGCGCCCTCGGATCACCGGCCGCGCAGGCCGACCATCTCGCGCTGTTCCGGGCCGACTCGATCGTGCAGGACGCGGAGGCCATCCGTCGCGAGCTGCTCGGAGACCGGCCGTGGACCGTGCTGGGCCAGTCGTTCGGGGGGTTCTGCGCGTTCACTTACCTGTCCTTCGCACCGCACGGCCTGCAGGAGTGTCTGCTGACCGGCGGGATCCCGCCGCTCACGGTCGACATCGACGACGTGTACCGCTCGACGTACCGCGCGGTCCGCCGGCGGATCGGCGACCTGGACGTGGCCCACCCGGAGACCCGGCTGCGCCTGCGGGACGTCGCCCGCCACATCGCCACCGAGGACGAGCGGCTCCCGAGCGGTGAGCGGCTGACGGTCGAACGGCTCCAGGAGGTGGGGAACGTGCTGGGCCGCGAGGACGGCCCGTTGCAGCTGCACTACCTGGCCGAGGACGCGTGGGCCGGTGACCGGCTGAGCGAGTCGTTCCTGCAGGAGGTGCAGGGGCTGATCGGCGGCTTCCGGGTCAGCCCGCTCTACGCGCTGCTGCACGAGCCCTGCTACTGCGACGCCGGGCAGTCCGCGCGGTGGTCGGCCGAACGGGTCCGGCCCGAGTTCGACTGGGTCGACCAGGCGGACGGCCCGCTCGGCCTGACCGGAGAGGCGATCTACCACTCGACGGTCGAGCGATGCGCCGGGCTCGAGGGCTTGACCGAGACCGCCGACCGGCTGATGGCGCGGGAGTGGGAGCGGCCGCTCTACGACCTGGATGCCTTGCGGCGCAACGATGTTCCGGTCGCGGCGTGCGTCTACGCGCAGGACATGTTCGTGACCGAGGAGCTCTCGCGGGCGACGGCCGAGGTAGTCCCGCAGGTGCGTCTCGTCGTCGACGCCGAGCACCACCACGACGGCCTGCGCAAGCACGGCCGCTCGGTGCTCGACGGCCTGCGCGCGGCCCTCGACGAGAGCCGCGCGACGTGA